A part of Chloroflexota bacterium genomic DNA contains:
- a CDS encoding sugar ABC transporter permease: protein MARTTSPQGESTKPQRGIKWLKRREQRTGFLFILPAFLIIFLFGLFPIGYSFYMSLFNWRVRRGSFVGLGHYIDIFGDLLGLLMFLAGIALFLLAYWVWNKAFRSSSTGGLIAKLLAAVILIVAGFVLTSGWGRMIAAGNSDFLNSLIITLYYALGTVPAEIIMGMVLAYVLFQNIKGKEIFRVIYFLPYIMPTVSTAVVFQIIFSSRETSIANMLLGVIGMDPLKWRFEPKAVTTLLGMDLSGFLAGPSLALITIVIFGIWVYVGYNAVIFLAGLGNVPTEIYEAAEIDGANRVHMFRHITMPLLSPVTFYLSLVAFIGTFKAFNHIYVLRVPSAQDSVITASIRIFDSFYKANMYGVATAQAIVLFLVILGLTFVQNKIMGEKVFYG, encoded by the coding sequence TTGGCAAGAACAACGTCACCGCAGGGGGAATCCACTAAACCGCAGCGAGGCATCAAGTGGCTGAAGCGGCGGGAACAAAGAACTGGATTCCTGTTTATCCTACCTGCTTTCTTAATTATTTTCTTATTTGGCCTTTTCCCTATCGGTTATTCCTTCTATATGAGCCTCTTCAATTGGCGTGTTCGTCGCGGCAGTTTTGTTGGCTTAGGGCATTATATCGATATCTTTGGAGACCTTTTAGGTCTCCTTATGTTTCTGGCTGGGATTGCGCTATTTTTGCTGGCCTACTGGGTTTGGAATAAGGCGTTTCGTTCCTCATCCACAGGCGGTTTGATTGCGAAGTTGCTGGCAGCGGTGATTCTGATCGTTGCCGGCTTCGTGCTGACATCAGGGTGGGGAAGGATGATCGCAGCTGGGAATTCAGATTTTCTGAACTCGCTGATCATCACGCTCTATTATGCCTTGGGGACTGTCCCAGCAGAGATTATTATGGGCATGGTTTTGGCCTATGTTCTTTTCCAAAATATCAAAGGCAAAGAAATCTTCCGTGTGATTTATTTCTTACCCTATATCATGCCGACGGTTTCAACCGCTGTAGTGTTCCAAATCATCTTCAGCTCCAGGGAGACATCCATTGCCAATATGCTGCTGGGTGTGATTGGGATGGACCCATTGAAGTGGCGCTTTGAACCGAAAGCAGTGACCACTCTCCTGGGGATGGACCTGAGCGGTTTCCTGGCAGGACCTAGCCTGGCCCTTATTACCATTGTCATTTTTGGTATTTGGGTCTATGTTGGGTATAACGCCGTCATCTTCCTGGCGGGGCTCGGAAATGTCCCGACGGAGATTTATGAAGCCGCTGAGATTGATGGCGCTAACCGAGTGCACATGTTCCGGCATATCACTATGCCGCTGCTCTCGCCGGTGACCTTTTACCTCTCGTTGGTTGCTTTCATCGGTACTTTTAAAGCATTCAACCATATCTATGTCCTCCGGGTGCCTTCTGCGCAAGATTCAGTAATAACCGCAAGCATCCGGATTTTTGATTCGTTTTATAAAGCCAATATGTATGGAGTGGCTACCGCACAAGCGATTGTCCTGTTCCTTGTGATCCTGGGACTTACCTTTGTTCAAAACAAGATCATGGGAGAGAAGGTTTTTTATGGCTAG